In Armigeres subalbatus isolate Guangzhou_Male unplaced genomic scaffold, GZ_Asu_2 Contig941, whole genome shotgun sequence, the sequence aatggctgctttgactgtattccagcaatcCTCttgaggggccccatcgagctcaccctcttccggcaacgctgcctcgagatgctgcgcgtatgcagtggcgacatcaggttggttcagtcgctctaggtcgtaccgcggtggtgccgaacattgttgatgacggatagttttgggcgcagtttaccAATCACGGATGTCGATATTAGCGCCacaatatgtcctgacgtcgataacgTCGGaaaaagtgccgtccatcaatcagaacgtgatagatttgtgattctgtctgcagtggtgatctccaggtgtactgatacgggaggctgtgttggaagtaggtgctgcgaatggccatattcttggaggcggctaaataaattagtcgtaggccgttttcgttcgtcagccggtgggctctaaactcctcctcttggtcaacctgagcgttcaacgatgattttgacgtcgtggcttgggcagctgccGTACTCACattccagctgtgcgtagaatgcgtccttatcgtcatcagtgcttccgtagtgtgagctatggacgttgattatgctgaagttgaagaatcggccgttgatcctcaacctgcacattcatTCATTGTTCgtccaccacccgatcacgcgcatttgcatatcgcccatcactatgaaagctgttcccagctcgtgtgtgttgccgcagctctggtagatggtatgattacctctaaacgttcgcaccattgatcccttccaacctcctgcagcgctacgatgccgaatccatggTATACCTGGCACGGGGAATACCGAGATTACTATTGTCGCTCCCGTTCGCTTGACCAACAGCTAGTTTGCTTGAGCCTAGCAGCCAAGGTACCGGTACgataagtgtcaaaccgatgtacATAGGTGGTGAAACCAAACATTCTGGACAACAAACGGccaagttatagcctattcagattacgccatttatgatcataaatatcacGATAAAGAATAACCTGATGTTCGATAATACCTTCAGAaactcctttggaaaatccattcgggattccttcgggcattcattcgaaaattcctttagcaaaaatccttcacaaatccCTTTACACTTTCTTTTCCAAAATCCCTGCAGGTTctttttcgggaatttcttaaagaaaccatacgaaaatttatttcgaaattcatcCGGGTAGTTATCttgcaaattcctccagaaattatttgGATAATTGCGCTAATCATTCTTATGGACACTCTCTTAGTGATTTATTACTTGGAAAATTGATCCAGAAataccttcgaaagttcctcgacgaattgctttgaaaaatccttagttattttgtattttttaatacattcctgagaaatttccgaaggactactcaaaagaatttacaaagtaaTCTCGAATTGATTTCCcaaatatatttcaaaatttctctAAGAaaagcttcggaaattctccaggaattcctttgaagatagcaaaaattttttttttgtattacgAAACAACGATCCCTAAATGTGCAATACattttgaattggtttgaatggtatatttattcaaatattgttATGCATCACTTTaatcttttaaaataatttcgctCATGATAACCGGGTATTGGAATTTCTCTGATTATGTCAAGAATTCCCTGAtatttttccaggtagtaggcACCATGTTTGATTGAACTTCTCGTACAAAAGGCTTTATGATAAGACACTCGCAATCTATCACAATAGTTTATAAGATTTTGTGAAAAAATCCAAAGCAGTGTTGATAAATATTAACTATGTAGAGAGAATGATCATAAGGACAAAACCCCCAACGTTTATTTCTTGGCCGCATTCCAATCAATATAGGGGTGCTACCCAAAACCCCCTCCTCactccttggccgtgcggtaagacgcaagaccatgctgagggtggctgggttcgattcccggtgccggtctagacaattttcagattggaaattgtctcgacttccctgggcataaaagtatcatcgtgttagcctcatgatatactaatgcaaaaatggtaacttggcttagaaacctcgcagttaataactgtggaagtgcttaatgaatactaagctgtgaggcggctctgtcccagtgtggggatgtaatgccaataagaagaagaagaagaagacccaaAACATCTCTCTTCATATTCATATGAAACCAAAGGGAGAGAACTTTCGCCATTGGACCAACATAAtgtttaaataataaaacctgaCTCAATTGAATCTTTACATCCACACTCCATAGCTGCTTATCATTGATTTATCAGtccctgaaattatcactcgaCCGACAAAACCTGGGACATACTAAAATAAACGAAAACAATTCCATTGTAGTGCAATTCAAATAATGCTGTTACTTATCGCATCATCGTACATATATAGCGGTAACGagcaaaaattcaaaacaacaaagAACCTAACGGTTTATGCTATCTCTTACAAAGATTGTTTGTTCCCCAGACTGAAAACAAAACGCAAAAAAACGTTCAAGGTCATCCTTCGAACAACATTGTTTACACTAACTGCTGTGCGGTGTAACATTTCATCAACAGCGTCAGCTGATTCGTTTATCATTAGACGAAATCCAGAATCCACGTAGCACCGTTACTATTATTTCAGGTTTGCTCCACTTTGTTGGAAAATGACAAAAGCTGCCAACGCTGAAAATAATTATGATCGTCAACGTCGTCGTCGTGACCCATCCGTAATGGCGATGGCGGCGACGGCAACAGCGACACATACCTAGCATGAAGCGAAGGAAAATGGTAGCCGAGCACCGAACTCAAACAGGGCCACGGCGAGACGGCGACGATAGCAACAGCAAACAGTACCAGGAGAAAAAGTAATAATAAAAGAAGCACCACCAAACGAGAAGTAAAGTGGCTCTATCTCCCCCATTTTCTGCTGCATTCAAACATTGCGTATTCGACACCGGATCGACCCGCGACCATTCGTTAGTCGTTGGACTATCTCTGCCTCTGCCGTTTTCGGTTGGCTGATTCTGACGACCAAACTACCCAGCAAGCAACATGATCGGTGTGTCTGGTTCTGGGGCTGTGTTTGTTGATGTTCGCAGGGCTGATTTAGTGCCACtgcaagtgattttttttcgttcagtCGCAGATTAAGGAATCTGATTGGCAACTagatacactactaaaaatccacacatatttattggcaaaaatccatagatttaacttatgatacATATCAGCGTACACATAATTATTCttcacgcgaactactaataaaatatatatccaaatcttGATTTAATCAACTTTATGTGTGGCCTCGAATAAGCAATTAttcaatttatgtgtggttctatatcgattatattagggtggagctattgcaaaaatttataacggctgcacatatatcttatatagatatgtTTGGCAGTGTAATAGTTTTATCTATTAACAATTTGCAACAATTAACAATTAGAAATTTGCAGGCATATAGAAAAACTTTGAaatgataactgtggaagttgcAAAGCAGGGCAACTTCCAGTTAGAGCAtattagaagaagaagacaatcaGACAATGCTTCTctttgttttcgtttttgctACACTCGAGCTAcacttttgcaccgaaaatgttcGTTTATGATTTTCGTGCTACACCAGTGTAGCATTTTTCTTGCACTGAAACAAGCAATGTAGCAccagaaaaaatcagagtgtGCCGTGTAGTGCCGTGTAGTGTAGTTTGTTGTCAAGTTTTTCTCgttgttattgttttctttttatggtATCCATCGGGTATCCATAACAAACAAACCCCAACTGCACTCAAAACGTTCGTTTTTGCGGTGCAaaatgctgcaccaagatgaatacaccactaggtgttccaatctgccaaattcacgattcagccatcttggattttagtatgggagagccagccggtttgttttcgttttgcactgaaaatgaatttttcacccccgccgtcttctcttccacaaacttggcaggttggagcacctactactgtattcatcttgtgCTGCACTAAACCGTGTTGCTACATCccaaacgaaaacgacataataACCAATGATTAGAACTTTAAAGCTAATCGTAAACAAAACTTTGATTCGACAATAATTTCGACAGTATTATGAGAACATGATGGCTCGTTCCGCTACGCTACATGATCGTCGTGGTAGTTTGCCTAAACGTCTCAGAATCAGTGAGAAGGCTTTGTTTATCTTTATCTTATAGGTAAGCCGTAATAACGGCTTACGCGAGAATGGACAACTTCTGTAACCAAATTATTGCGCTCTACCAGCCCTGCGTTTGTGTACTCATTGATTGCTGTTCGAAAAGCATCAAGAAGACTGCATTGCTGGCCGCCAAGACGTTGGATTGAAAATACGGAAAATACTACTCCAGCTACCGTTTCGCTCATTCACAAACACACCGTTGTTTACAAAATGGAAACCGTTCGCACCAACACTACCCAATCCTCTCTTTCTGACAGCTACGAAAACCGTTTCGCTGTTCCCTTTCACACGgcattcttctagttcttctgTCAGTTTTCTGCACTGACCACACGCACACAGACGCACCTGCAACCAAATCTTTACACGAAAAACGATTCCATGATTTCACGCATACCACCGCAGCGCGCTCACGCAAATCGATTAAAATCCCTCCCAACCCGACGACTGGGCTATCGGACGTAGATTCGATTTTCCTCCGGGAGCACTTTCCCCGAAAACTAGAATCCAAGGAAAAATCAATCAACCTATCGGAAgctggaaaattttcccaacCCAATGCACCCAACGCCACGGAACCGTACCTTGATCAGAGCTCGAATTTCGCTCCGCTAATATTCTACCCTCGACAGAGCTCAAGTTCGATGCAAGCAGCAGCAGCCATTCATGCCGAGGTCCTCCGTTTTTGAACGAACGACGACTCGACCAGACACGACCcaaaaatgaaaactttttcACGTCACTTTTTCCACTGAAGATACGTCTCGTTCGAACCGGAAAACATCCACAATCGAATCCGTACGTTCCGCACTTCACTTTAAACCTAATTTTAATCAACTTTTCGCcgtttttccacctgaaaattGCACTACATTTCACTACTTTCGAGAACCGTGATGGACGAAGGTGTTTCGCTTTTCTCGATTATGGATGATGGGATTTTTCTGTTCCCTTTCGGTTTCTTCTTGGCTGCTGTTCTAGTACTACGCGCACTGCTCGGTCGATGGAAAAGAACCACACCACGAAGGAAATTTCACCACATATGTTTGTCTCTTTTTATCTTATGCTATTTTGCATCTGATTTTGGTTAATCGCTTTCGCACCTGTGTCTCATATGAAGTGGTGAAATAACGTTTCAAAggggaaattttaaattttcaaacaacCCAGCAAACAAAATGTGAGTCGTGAGGCATTCGTTAGGCACTAGTGAGTGactgagaaaaaaaacaaacgttTGATTGAAGCGTTTGAACCTTGTTGTTATTTTTCCACCAATGCGCCAGACGTTAGTATtcgcgagaaaaaaaaaacatgtcgtCGGTGAAATTGTTGCCTCTGGCTAAAAATAAGTTTTGTTTTAGGAAATAGTGATCGAATTGTCGTGAATTGTGTCGGAAAAGTGTTTTAATAAGCTTATCAATAAATTATATATCGAACTTCGTACTTGTCGGTGGCGAAAATAGTCGAAAAGTCTTGTTCGTGATCGCGACTCGTAACAAAAGACGTGCGGTTCCTTTCCGgtcggaaggaagttttttcaGCCTTCTTCCACTTGCGCTTCAACTCCAGTGAACCAGCGACCCAGCACCACATCGAATTTAGTTTATTATGTGCAGAACGGTGTGTGTATGTGGCGCGGTTTATTTGAAGACTGCTGCTGGCGGCTCTGAGTGCTGTGGAATCGTTGAGACGTGATAACCAGTGTGCCAAAGACAGAATGGGCGGTGAGACGGTAGTGCTCCAGTAACCAGAAGAAAAATAAGCACCAATCGTGGTGGAAATTTTCCAGCATAGTTAGCGGTAGTATACGTGGTACCCCAGTGACCGTTTTCAattttccagaagtttttcggGTGCCAGGCTGAGCAGTCGTTATTGGGAATTGATTGGGATCGAAACTCCCAAAACCCACCCTCCATGTTTATAGCTGCAGTTCAGTTTAAAACGGCTAGTCGATGAGGGTAATTCGTAAATTGGAATGAGTGAAATTCGGTTACAATCAGTGAAATTCGTGgaaaataaattagaaaaaaatatgagaTATGTGTATATAACATAAAGTGAAATTCAGATCGTTGTGAACCCAGTGAATGCAAAATAATCAGGTCGaatgcaaaagaaaaaaatcatggtgaaaATTGCTGTCCGTTTGGGAAAGGCGGTATCCAAAGCCGTTGTAATAGCGCATGCTTACTTTAATGATAGCGTCAGGCCACAAAGAATGCCGGTACTAAGTCCGGATTGATCGTATTGCGCATCATAATTAATCTGACAAATATACATGTGTGAAATGCAAAAAGGCGCCGCTGTGCTTATCAGAAGGATAAGTTCCTACAGTGGAGTATGGAATCACCGCCGAGGATACCCTGATCGCGACCCTTTGTTGCCACCGCCGGCAAGTTTAGCAGCTATCGCCGAACGGTAAGTAAAAGTCTCCCGCTTGGGATGTTTATGGATTGTTAATATAGCGTGCCGCTGCCGTAGATGAGGACATCCAGAAGAAATGAACGAATGAATTAATATAAATTAATTTTCGTTTCCATTTTACGTACAAAATATCAGAAGTCAGTGATGAAAGCGCTTGGTGTGTTTCGCAGGGCCACGACTATATCATAATCAATTTTTCAGtacaatattttttggaaaacagATCTATTAGAACTATCAGTGCACTACTGAGATCCATCATCGCACTGGTtgtatatatacatatatgatATATCATATATGATTATGCGTCCGCTATGGCTACGGCGGGCTACGGTCGTCCAAATGTTCTTTTGTGGTGCTTGTTGTACACAACAAAAACTAGGGAATTGTTTCTTTGTTTCTCGTAGTTTTCAAGGTTCAGTAattatttcaacatttttaaaggatttgtaCATTGAATATATTAAAATGTATTACTAGTACATAAGATATTCATATATAATCTTTTTTTGGTTCACAACATCATCTACTTTTGTATCTCCATAAGTCTGTGTCGTCGATACAATTTTCCTTGTTTTCTCATCATCGGACGCTGGATCATCATTCCAGAAGTTTCCGCATATTGCCCAAGTTGACATTGGTTAATTTGTAAACGCTATGGATGCATGTCATCACTTTCCTCCAAGTTACTCATCCACCGACCAATTCCACAAAGAATCATCGGTAACTTATATCCTGCCGGATTACCTTAGCCGGAATGAAGCGGTACGAAAAGCTTCAGCATTTGGTGGCGCTTCAAAGCCGctgaaaaaatgaataaaaaatgtttaGTAGTTTAGTATGTGGATGTCAAAAATAGGAATATGTACAGTACAGTCTGGATTCTGtgatttcgaaagaaatcttgGTATTATTTTCGGAATTGACTGGAACTGAAATGCAGATATTTTTGAATGGACTACTTTCAAAACAATACTCACATCGTCAACCTTGATTCCGAGGCCAATGATTTGCTGAATTGGCGCTTGTACGTCTCCTCACCCTCTTCCTCCAGGGTGCGCATATAGTCGGCGACGTGTTGGCCGAAGTTATGAGCGTGGTGAACTTCAGCGATGTATCCTGGGAAACGCTTGGCGGAGTGCGGGATGTTGATGCCACCATCGTCGGCATCCTTCATGGCACCAAAGACGCGGACTCCAGTGGTGGTGCGGGCGAGGGTAACATCTAAGTAGCACCGGAACGCTCCTGGTCCGTCATAGACTAGTTCGACCAAATATTCTTCCCCAGTAAAAATCCAGTGTACAGAGTATCCACACGAAGCTTTTGCAGAATGCGACGGGTAACCAGCAATCCGACGTTTTCAGCTGATGCATTTCATCACTTTCTTCCAGGTTACCACCGCCGGAATGATATTGAGTAAAGCGGTACGAAAAGCTTCAGCATTCGATGGCGCTTCAAAGCCGCtgaaaaaatgaattaaaaagttTAGTAGGTTTGTCCGAAATAGGAATAGGTACAGTACAGTCCAGATTTTGTAATTCTTGGTATTCAGAAATGAATTCTCCTGAAATTTTATTAGTATCCATGTGGGATTCTGATGGATATATTCCCTGTATTCCGAAATTAATCCTTCTGGGATACAGATAAAAATTTCCGCGATTCTGGTATATAAACCCTTCTGAAATTTCGAAGGTTTTTCAGGGTTCGGTGGATATCCTCCATAGATTTCGATGTGAAACTTTTTTGGGATTCTTAAGGTacttcttcttcgtcttcttcttcttggcattacatcccccactgggacattgccgcctcgcagcttagtgttcattaagcacttccacagttattaactgcgaggtttctaagcaaagttaccatttttgcattcgtattggcccgtttacatattcgctagttctaatggacaatgcactatccaacaatactagcgcgatattaacataatgtaaacactattagcagatgacaattcctgtttacattatgctaatttcgcgctagtattgtcggatagtgaattgtccgctagaactagcgaatatgtaaacgggccatatatcatgaggccagcatgatgatacttttatgcccagggaagtcgagacaattttcaacccgaaaatttcctagaccggaccgggaatagAATCCAGCCATCCTTagcatggtgttgctttgtagccgctcatctaatcgcacggctaaggagggtcccggATTCTTAAGGTAACCGTCCCGaaattccgaaaataattttacaTGGTTCCTTTTTAAGCAAacttaattaaataatttaacATTGTTACTTTGTTTTACCTACCTCATCATTATAATATCTGAGCACCATTCATTGGGTTCAGTttaaaaagacaaaaaatgACTGGAAGATCcgaaggaggaacttccagaggaatccctggaaaaactttcggaggaattcttgaaagaacttgcggatgaattcctggaggaacttccggatgaattcctgaaggaacttccatagaaattcctgcaggaatttccggaggaattctggaggaaatcttcaggaattccaaagaagtttctccaggaatatctccgcaagttctttcaagaattcctcaggaagttcctaccggaacttcctccggaagcccctccaggagatcctccgaaagctcctgcaagaatttctctaTAAGTTGAGAAGCTgcttcaggaatccctccggaagctcctccaggaattcttttgatagttcctccaaaaattcctgcggaagctcatccaggaatccctgtggaaattcttccagcaaatcttacggaagttctttcaggaatttttccaggagatcattcagaaattcctccgtaagttcctccaggaattcctccagaagatccttcaggaagtcctccggaagtttctccagaagttccaaaggagttcctccaggaattcctccgcaaattcttccaagaattcctctaggaattcctccgaaagttcctcgaaGAGCTCCTatataagttcctccaggaattcctccgaaagtttctccaggagttccaaagagttcctccacgaattcctccgt encodes:
- the LOC134204888 gene encoding large ribosomal subunit protein uL18-like, yielding MKDADDGGINIPHSAKRFPGYIAEVHHAHNFGQHVADYMRTLEEEGEETYKRQFSKSLASESRLTIGFEAPPNAEAFRTASFRLR